DNA from Spartinivicinus poritis:
TCACGCGGTGCAAGGTGCGGATTGTCTAAATGCGCTTGCCAGTGTCCATCTGTTGTAATCATCTTCATGCTGTCCTTAGCAATGTCACAACAGTTAATTTAAAATAAGAAATGTATATTTTCAAATACTTTTAAATAAACATTTTTGATTTAGATTACCAACTAAATAGAGAAAACTAATTGATGAGTTTTAGAGGTGCTTGAGGAGATGGGCTTGCAGACTTATCAGATGAGGGAGTTAGCGTTTCTTAGCAATGCTTACTAATGCTTCAAGGATCTGAATATCTTCTTTGGTTAGCTTACCCATGAGAGATAAATTATTTAGCTCTAAGATAACTTGCATGCTTCTTTCTTCAGACTCAGCTTCCATTTTCGATGCTTGGTACTCATCTTCTTCAACATCAGCAATTGTTGCTCGAAGCGTTGATAACTCAGCATTCTCATCAATAAACCACTCAACTGGCACATCAAGTACCTGGGCTAGTTTTGTAAGTTTATTCTTTCTTGGAACGTTCCGCTTCTTTGGGTCTTTTGACTCCCATAGGGCTACAGCCCCTTTAGTTACGCCGCAATACTCTGCAACTTCCTCTTGAGTGATATCAAGCTCGCGCCTGCGTGATCTTAGTTTTTGCCAAATCTCGACCATAAATCGACTAATATTATTCTTGAAATATACTAAGTTTATGTATAGGATTGCTTTAATAACAAAAAAGCCGGACTCCTGCTGGTCGTCCGCACGACTAAACATAATAAACCCTTATCAACACTAACACTAGTGCTTGAGAGGCTTCTACACGCCTAATTATGGGGTGAAACTAGGCACATTGCGCCTAATGAAGGAAGGTAAATAACTGACTTTCTTTGTTCTAGTACTG
Protein-coding regions in this window:
- a CDS encoding helix-turn-helix domain-containing protein: MFSRADDQQESGFFVIKAILYINLVYFKNNISRFMVEIWQKLRSRRRELDITQEEVAEYCGVTKGAVALWESKDPKKRNVPRKNKLTKLAQVLDVPVEWFIDENAELSTLRATIADVEEDEYQASKMEAESEERSMQVILELNNLSLMGKLTKEDIQILEALVSIAKKR